The following coding sequences lie in one Capsicum annuum cultivar UCD-10X-F1 chromosome 5, UCD10Xv1.1, whole genome shotgun sequence genomic window:
- the LOC107871093 gene encoding proline transporter 2 isoform X1 produces the protein MGKDEQREEISSPSNSQKLNHHVVALDVEVPQTLHEVGTDSWFQVGVVLSTGINSAYALGYAGTIMVPLGWTGGVIGLVLSTLISLYASTLMAKIHEYGGKRHIRYRDLAGFMYGRTAYIIVWACQYANLFLINIGFIILGGQALKAFYVLFEDDHRMKLAYFIAIAGLACVLFAIAVPTMSSLRIWLVISSVFSLIYLTVAFVLALRDGINAPPRDYSIPGSKINRFFTTVGAAANLVFVFNTGMIPEIQATVRAPVVDNMLKALYFQFSLGSVPVHAVTYVGYWAYGSSSSSYLLNNVSGPVWVKALANITAFLQAIIALHIFACPTYEYLDTKYEIKGSAIAIRNLAFRALVRGGYLALTTFLSALLPFLGDFMSLTGAISTFPLTFILPNHMYIIAMKKKLSSLQKSWHLLNVVFFSVVASAALVAAFRLIAVDSKNYHTFADL, from the exons atgggaAAAGATGAGCAAAGGGAGGAAATTTCAAGCCcttcaaattcacaaaaattGAATCATCATGTTGTAGCTTTAGATGTTGAAGTTCCTCAAACTCTTCATGAAGTTGGAACAG ATTCATGGTTTCAGGTGGGAGTTGTTCTAAGCACTGGTATAAATAGTGCCTATGCTCTAGGATATGCTGGCACAATCATGGTTCCTCTTGGATGGACTGGTGGTGTCATTGGTCTTGTTTTATCAACACTTATATCATTATATGCAAGTACTCTTATGGCTAAGATTCATGAATATGGTGGAAAGAGACATATCAGATATAGAGATCTTGCTGGATTTATGTATG GTAGGACAGCTTATATAATTGTGTGGGCATGTCAGTATGCAAATCTTTTCTTGATAAATATTGGATTTATCATTTTGGGTGGACAGGCCTTAAAG GCATTCTATGTTCTCTTTGAGGATGATCATCGGATGAAGTTAGCATACTTCATCGCGATTGCTGGATTGGCATGTGTCTTATTCGCCATTGCTGTTCCTACTATGTCATCCCTAAGAATTTGGCTGGTGATTTCATCAGTGTTCAGTCTAATTTATCTCACTGTAGCCTTCGTGTTAGCTCTTAGAGATG GTATTAATGCTCCTCCGAGGGACTATAGTATTCCAGGATCCAAAATAAACAGATTTTTTACAACAGTCGGTGCAGCTGCAAATCTTGTTTTTGTATTCAACACAGGAATGATTCCGGAGATCCAG GCTACTGTGAGAGCACCTGTTGTGGACAACATGTTGAAAGCCTTGTATTTTCAGTTTAGTTTAGGATCTGTGCCTGTTCATGCTGTTACTTACGTAGGGTATTGGGCGTATGGATCCAGTTCATCGTCCTATTTACTCAACAATGTCAGCGGTCCAGTTTGGGTAAAAGCATTGGCCAACATTACAGCTTTCTTGCAAGCCATCATAGCTTTACAT ATATTTGCGTGTCCAACATATGAGTACTTGGATACCAAATATGAGATTAAAGGAAGTGCAATTGCTATCCGGAACCTGGCATTCAGAGCTCTAGTCAGAGGAGGTTATCTCGCGCTTACTACTTTCTTATCAGCTCTTTTACCTTTCTTGGGAGATTTCATGAGCCTCACTGGTGCTATCAGCACGTTTCCACTCACGTTTATTCTTCCAAACCACATGTATATAATCGCGATGAAAAAGAAATTGTCTTCATTACAAAAGAGTTGGCATTTACTCAATGTTGTCTTTTTTAGCGTCGTAGCTTCTGCTGCATTAGTAGCTGCTTTCAGGCTTATAGCAGTGGACTCGAAAAATTACCACACATTTGCTGATTTGTAG
- the LOC107871093 gene encoding proline transporter 2 isoform X2, with the protein MCILKVGVFTRKLRPNLSVFLCVMPSHFVQTVAYSWFQVGVVLSTGINSAYALGYAGTIMVPLGWTGGVIGLVLSTLISLYASTLMAKIHEYGGKRHIRYRDLAGFMYGRTAYIIVWACQYANLFLINIGFIILGGQALKAFYVLFEDDHRMKLAYFIAIAGLACVLFAIAVPTMSSLRIWLVISSVFSLIYLTVAFVLALRDGINAPPRDYSIPGSKINRFFTTVGAAANLVFVFNTGMIPEIQATVRAPVVDNMLKALYFQFSLGSVPVHAVTYVGYWAYGSSSSSYLLNNVSGPVWVKALANITAFLQAIIALHIFACPTYEYLDTKYEIKGSAIAIRNLAFRALVRGGYLALTTFLSALLPFLGDFMSLTGAISTFPLTFILPNHMYIIAMKKKLSSLQKSWHLLNVVFFSVVASAALVAAFRLIAVDSKNYHTFADL; encoded by the exons ATGTGCATACTCAAAGTTGGTGTGTTTACTCGCAAGCTAAGGCCAAATTTAAGTGTGTTTTTGTGTGTTATGCCATCACATTTTGTACAGACGGTTGCAT ATTCATGGTTTCAGGTGGGAGTTGTTCTAAGCACTGGTATAAATAGTGCCTATGCTCTAGGATATGCTGGCACAATCATGGTTCCTCTTGGATGGACTGGTGGTGTCATTGGTCTTGTTTTATCAACACTTATATCATTATATGCAAGTACTCTTATGGCTAAGATTCATGAATATGGTGGAAAGAGACATATCAGATATAGAGATCTTGCTGGATTTATGTATG GTAGGACAGCTTATATAATTGTGTGGGCATGTCAGTATGCAAATCTTTTCTTGATAAATATTGGATTTATCATTTTGGGTGGACAGGCCTTAAAG GCATTCTATGTTCTCTTTGAGGATGATCATCGGATGAAGTTAGCATACTTCATCGCGATTGCTGGATTGGCATGTGTCTTATTCGCCATTGCTGTTCCTACTATGTCATCCCTAAGAATTTGGCTGGTGATTTCATCAGTGTTCAGTCTAATTTATCTCACTGTAGCCTTCGTGTTAGCTCTTAGAGATG GTATTAATGCTCCTCCGAGGGACTATAGTATTCCAGGATCCAAAATAAACAGATTTTTTACAACAGTCGGTGCAGCTGCAAATCTTGTTTTTGTATTCAACACAGGAATGATTCCGGAGATCCAG GCTACTGTGAGAGCACCTGTTGTGGACAACATGTTGAAAGCCTTGTATTTTCAGTTTAGTTTAGGATCTGTGCCTGTTCATGCTGTTACTTACGTAGGGTATTGGGCGTATGGATCCAGTTCATCGTCCTATTTACTCAACAATGTCAGCGGTCCAGTTTGGGTAAAAGCATTGGCCAACATTACAGCTTTCTTGCAAGCCATCATAGCTTTACAT ATATTTGCGTGTCCAACATATGAGTACTTGGATACCAAATATGAGATTAAAGGAAGTGCAATTGCTATCCGGAACCTGGCATTCAGAGCTCTAGTCAGAGGAGGTTATCTCGCGCTTACTACTTTCTTATCAGCTCTTTTACCTTTCTTGGGAGATTTCATGAGCCTCACTGGTGCTATCAGCACGTTTCCACTCACGTTTATTCTTCCAAACCACATGTATATAATCGCGATGAAAAAGAAATTGTCTTCATTACAAAAGAGTTGGCATTTACTCAATGTTGTCTTTTTTAGCGTCGTAGCTTCTGCTGCATTAGTAGCTGCTTTCAGGCTTATAGCAGTGGACTCGAAAAATTACCACACATTTGCTGATTTGTAG